A genomic region of Capra hircus breed San Clemente chromosome 19, ASM170441v1, whole genome shotgun sequence contains the following coding sequences:
- the CTC1 gene encoding CST complex subunit CTC1 isoform X2: MKSPGEGHVELWGTPVPVFPLTIRPGPLTPIPVVYPEMASRLLRHRSKHRNVQPNLAGKLIRFSALVKSRKKAYFVLFLGGSSPAGSQVSVIVQVPAQLVWHRALCPGRAYVLTEVRVSKLPGHRYRVWMTSPSSQLLPLKPECVRELELELAGVPLEADPQSLPRPSSPQDKKGPGPDCLVRDSILLSYTGMVTGTLNQPAGLYELDRKLELCLAYQQFRGLRRVVRPGVSLELQDVHLLQSVGGGTRRPILAPCLRGAVLLRGFSHQVPETQFSHQVPQASLYEQLVWEHQLGLPIYLWATKALEDLACKLCPHVLRYHQFLKYSSPGDPGLGLQILAPILEVLIPPGCPGRNTHSEILEDPHHCPLQKYTQLQTPCFFPTLAVLKEEAKRRAWASFDPKTLLPFPEASHLPSWQLNQRLAWSWQCLLPSAFHPAPVLLGVLVPSSRKGCLRLRDQSGSLSCLLLAQPLQPLTDPRLIGCLVRADRFQLVIERNVRSSFPSWKELSTTDFIQKKQARVYVQFLLADALILSVPRPVLHSATSSTPPQTEPSPPEGPHIEQSRLFLLSHKEALMKRNFSVPPSASSEVPQPTLSFHVLGSWLGGTQRKEGTGWGPLEPKEDENSDQKVLLLFLGSSVRWFEFLHPGHVYRLVASGPPTLMLFEEGGSSCMSQHPLELAGCASCLTVQDEWTVELASSQDIPEVLGIRPTLPESSLTDLLSGNFADSLVSFSAEIVSHLWMKPGSSGAVRRCVKLTVALETADYKFPPHLDVYIEDPHLPPPLGLLPGARVYFYQLEKRVSRSHNVYCCFRSSTCVQVLHFPPDTTVSVPLPHIYLAELLQGDKAPFRATASCHVVSVFSLHLLWVCAHCTSICPQGRCPRQSPACPTQTSVSQASIRLLVEDGTAEAVVTCRNHHVAAVLGLCPSEWTSLLEFVRGPGKVALQFTGPGAQLESSAEVDEPLTLFLWTLCTSFSVLRPMVLSFELERKPSKIIPLEAPRLQRFQYGEFPFLTRVNPKIRLSCLSIQEPEHPSAPGALVSSY; the protein is encoded by the exons ATGAAGTCCCCAGGAGAGGGGCACGTGGAGCTCTGGGGTACCCCCGTGCCAGTATTTCCTTTGACCATCAGACCTGGCCCTCTCACCCCCATCCCTGTTGTCTACCCAGAGATGGCTTCCCGCCTGCTCAGGCACAG AAGTAAGCACAGAAATGTGCAGCCAAACCTTGCTGGGAAACTAATTCGATTCAGTGCTCTGGTGAAAAGTCGGAAGAAAGCTTACTTTGTCCTGTTTCTTGGTGGATCCTCCCCAGCTGGCAGCCAGGTGTCTGTCATTGTGCAG GTCCCTGCCCAGCTGGTGTGGCACCGAGCCCTCTGTCCTGGTAGAGCCTATGTGCTGACAGAAGTGCGAGTGTCCAAGCTCCCTGGTCACCGTTACCGGGTGTGGATgaccagcccctcctcccagctgTTGCCGCTGAAACCAGAATGTGTGCGAGAGCTGGAACTGGAGCTGGCCGGAGTCCCCTTGGAGGCCGACCCCCAATCACTGCCCCGGCCCAGCAGCCCCCAGGACAAGAAGGGTCCAGGTCCAGACTGTCTCGTCCGGGACTCCATACTCTTATCTTACACG GGAATGGTCACTGGCACGCTGAATCAGCCTGCGGGCCTCTATGAGCTGGACAGGAAGCTGGAGCTCTGCCTCGCCTACCAGCAGTTCCGTGGCCTCAGACGGGTGGTGCGACCAGGAGTCAGTCTGGAG CTCCAGGATGTTCACCTCCTACAGTCAGTGGGCGGGGGGACGAGAAGACCCATATTAGCTCCCTGCCTTCGTGGCGCCGTTCTGCTTCGGGGCTTCTCTCATCAGGTGCCTGAGACTCAGTTTTCCCACCAAgtcccccaggcctccctgtatgaGCAGCTGGTATGGGAGCATCAGTTAGGACTCCCCATCTACCTGTGGGCCACCAAGGCCCTGGAGGATCTGGCCTGCAA GCTGTGTCCTCACGTGCTGAGATACCACCAGTTCCTGAAGTATTCGTCACCTGGGGACCCTGGCCTGGGACTACAGATTCTGGCCCCGATCTTGGAGGTTCTCATTCCACCTGGCTGCCCTGGTCGGAACACACACAGCGAGATCCTTGAAGACCCACATCACTGTCCACTTCAGAAG TACACCCAGCTGCAGACCCCCTGCTTTTTCCCTACTTTGGCCGTCCTGAAAGAGGAAGCGAAGCGCCGGGCCTGGGCCTCCTTTGACCCTAAGACCCTTCTGCCCTTCCCAGAGGCTTCTCACTTGCCCAGTTGGCAACTCAATCAGCGCTTGGcctggtcctggcagtgtctACTGCCTTCTGCATTCCACCCTGCCCCG GTACTACTTGGGGTCCTGGTGCCTTCATCTCGGAAAGGGTGTCTGCGACTTCGggaccagagcggttccctgtcCTGCCTACTCCTGGCCCAGCCCTTGCAGCCCCTTACTGATCCCAGGCTCATAG GTTGCCTGGTGCGGGCAGACAGATTCCAGTTGGTCATAGAAAGGAATGTCAGAAGCAGCTTCCCTTCCTGGAAGGAGCTGAGCACCACAGACTTCATCCAGAAGAAACAGGCCAG AGTCTATGTCCAGTTTCTTCTGGCCGATGCCCTGATCTTGTCTGTGCCCAGACCCGTCCTTCACTCAGCCACCTCCTCCACACCTCCTCAGACAGAGCCTTCCCCTCCAGAGGGTCCCCACATAGAACAGAGCCGGCTGTTCTTGCTGTCCCACAAGGAGGCACTGATGAAGAGGAACTTTTCTGTGCCCCCAAGTGCCAGTTCAGAGGTGCCCCAGCCCACCCTGAGTTTCCATGTATTAGGGAGCTGGCTTGGGGGCACCCAGAGGAAGGAGGGAACTGGATGGGGCCCACTTGAACCCAAGGAAGATGAAAACTCAGATCAGAAG GTCCTCCTTCTGTTCCTCGGCTCCTCAGTCCGCTGGTTTGAGTTCTTGCACCCAGGGCATGTGTACCGGCTCGTGGCTTCTGGCCCTCCC ACACTGATGTTGTTCGAGGAGGGTGGTTCATCCTGCATGTCACAGCATCCTCTGGAGCTGGCTGGCTGTGCATCCTGCCTCACTGTCCAGGATGAATGGACTGTGGAACTTGCAAGCTCCCAGGACATCCCGGAGGTGCTGGGTATCCGCCCGACACTGCCTGAATCCTCACTGACTGACCTGCTTAGTGGCAA TTTCGCAGATTCCTTGGTGTCTTTTTCAGCTGAGATTGTGTCACATCTCTGGATGAAGCCTG GGAGCTCTGGGGCTGTGAGACGGTGTGTGAAGCTCACTGTAGCTCTGGAGACTGCCGACTACAAATTTCCCCCTCACTTGGATGTGTATATTGAAGACCCACACTTACCGCCCCCACTGGGACTTCTTCCTGGAGCCCGAGTCTACTTTTACCAGCTGGAGAAAAGAGTTTCCAG GTCCCACAATGTTTACTGTTGCTTTCGGTCGTCGACCTGTGTGCAGGTCCTGCATTTCCCCCCGGATACTACGGTCAG TGTCCCCCTGCCCCACATTTACCTGGCTGAGCTTCTGCAAGGTGACAAGGCCCCATTTCGGGCCACTGCTTCTTGCCATGTCGTTTCTGTCTTCAGCCTTCATCTCCTCTGGGTGTGTGCTCACTGTACCAGCATCTGCCCACAG GGAAGGTGTCCTCGTCAGAGCCCCGCTTGCCCCACTCAGACATCTGTAAGCCAGGCCAGCATCAG GCTCCTGGTGGAGGATGGGACTGCAGAAGCTGTGGTGACCTGTAGAAATCATCACGTGGCAGCAGTTCTAGGGCTGTGTCCTAGTGAGTGGACCTCCCTCCTTGAGTTTGTCCGAGGGCCAGGGAAAGTGGCCTTGCAATTTACAGGGCCTGGAGCCCAACTTGAG TCCTCAGCTGAGGTGGATGAGCCCTTGACCCTCTTCCTCTGGACCCTCTGTACCAGTTTCTCTGTCCTCCGCCCTATGGTGCTTTCTTTTGAGCTGGAGAGAAAACCCTCCAAGATCATCCCGTTAG AAGCTCCTCGGCTACAGCGATTCCAGTATGGGGAGTTCCCTTTCCTGACTCGTGTGAACCCCAAGATCCGACTGTCATGCCTCTCTATCCAGGAGCCTGAGCACCCCAGTGCCCCGGGGGCCTTAGTTTCCTCCTACTAA
- the CTC1 gene encoding CST complex subunit CTC1 isoform X1: MAACRPGAPGSEQAWLEVAQAFIQETLCPPGKEPDVQLTQLVIDCVKTTWLSQGKSQGLTLPLSYSFVSVKDLRTHQRLPCCSHLSWSSTVYQAWAQEAGPRGVSLPRERLLLLGTLTDLSGNLEQECRNGSLYIRDNTGALDCELIDLDLSWLGHLFLFPSWSYLPPPMKSPGEGHVELWGTPVPVFPLTIRPGPLTPIPVVYPEMASRLLRHRSKHRNVQPNLAGKLIRFSALVKSRKKAYFVLFLGGSSPAGSQVSVIVQVPAQLVWHRALCPGRAYVLTEVRVSKLPGHRYRVWMTSPSSQLLPLKPECVRELELELAGVPLEADPQSLPRPSSPQDKKGPGPDCLVRDSILLSYTGMVTGTLNQPAGLYELDRKLELCLAYQQFRGLRRVVRPGVSLELQDVHLLQSVGGGTRRPILAPCLRGAVLLRGFSHQVPETQFSHQVPQASLYEQLVWEHQLGLPIYLWATKALEDLACKLCPHVLRYHQFLKYSSPGDPGLGLQILAPILEVLIPPGCPGRNTHSEILEDPHHCPLQKYTQLQTPCFFPTLAVLKEEAKRRAWASFDPKTLLPFPEASHLPSWQLNQRLAWSWQCLLPSAFHPAPVLLGVLVPSSRKGCLRLRDQSGSLSCLLLAQPLQPLTDPRLIGCLVRADRFQLVIERNVRSSFPSWKELSTTDFIQKKQARVYVQFLLADALILSVPRPVLHSATSSTPPQTEPSPPEGPHIEQSRLFLLSHKEALMKRNFSVPPSASSEVPQPTLSFHVLGSWLGGTQRKEGTGWGPLEPKEDENSDQKVLLLFLGSSVRWFEFLHPGHVYRLVASGPPTLMLFEEGGSSCMSQHPLELAGCASCLTVQDEWTVELASSQDIPEVLGIRPTLPESSLTDLLSGNFADSLVSFSAEIVSHLWMKPGSSGAVRRCVKLTVALETADYKFPPHLDVYIEDPHLPPPLGLLPGARVYFYQLEKRVSRSHNVYCCFRSSTCVQVLHFPPDTTVSVPLPHIYLAELLQGDKAPFRATASCHVVSVFSLHLLWVCAHCTSICPQGRCPRQSPACPTQTSVSQASIRLLVEDGTAEAVVTCRNHHVAAVLGLCPSEWTSLLEFVRGPGKVALQFTGPGAQLESSAEVDEPLTLFLWTLCTSFSVLRPMVLSFELERKPSKIIPLEAPRLQRFQYGEFPFLTRVNPKIRLSCLSIQEPEHPSAPGALVSSY; encoded by the exons ATGGCGGCCTGCCGGCCTGGGGCTCCTGGCTCT GAGCAAGCCTGGCTTGAGGTCGCCCAGGCTTTCATCCAAGAGACCCTGTGTCCACCTGGTAAGGAGCCTGATGTCCAGTTGACTCAGTTGGTCATTGACTGTGTGAAGACTACCTGGTTGTCCCAGGGAAAGAGCCAGGGTTTAACACTGCCCCTCAGCTACAG CTTTGTCTCAGTAAAGGACCTCAGGACCCACCAGCGTCTCCCATGCTGCAGCCACTTGTCCTGGAGCAGTACTGTGTACCAGGCTTGGGCCCAAGAGGCTGGACCACGTGGGGTCTCCCTGCCCCGGGAACGACTGTTACTTTTAGGGACACTTACAGACCTATCAGGGAACTTGGAACAAGAGTGCAGGAATGGAAGCCTCTATATAAGAGACAACACTGGTGCCCTGGACTGTGAG CTCATAGATCTGGACCTTTCTTGGTTGGGCCATCTCTTTCTGTTCCCCAGCTGGAGTTACCTCCCTCCTCCAATGAAGTCCCCAGGAGAGGGGCACGTGGAGCTCTGGGGTACCCCCGTGCCAGTATTTCCTTTGACCATCAGACCTGGCCCTCTCACCCCCATCCCTGTTGTCTACCCAGAGATGGCTTCCCGCCTGCTCAGGCACAG AAGTAAGCACAGAAATGTGCAGCCAAACCTTGCTGGGAAACTAATTCGATTCAGTGCTCTGGTGAAAAGTCGGAAGAAAGCTTACTTTGTCCTGTTTCTTGGTGGATCCTCCCCAGCTGGCAGCCAGGTGTCTGTCATTGTGCAG GTCCCTGCCCAGCTGGTGTGGCACCGAGCCCTCTGTCCTGGTAGAGCCTATGTGCTGACAGAAGTGCGAGTGTCCAAGCTCCCTGGTCACCGTTACCGGGTGTGGATgaccagcccctcctcccagctgTTGCCGCTGAAACCAGAATGTGTGCGAGAGCTGGAACTGGAGCTGGCCGGAGTCCCCTTGGAGGCCGACCCCCAATCACTGCCCCGGCCCAGCAGCCCCCAGGACAAGAAGGGTCCAGGTCCAGACTGTCTCGTCCGGGACTCCATACTCTTATCTTACACG GGAATGGTCACTGGCACGCTGAATCAGCCTGCGGGCCTCTATGAGCTGGACAGGAAGCTGGAGCTCTGCCTCGCCTACCAGCAGTTCCGTGGCCTCAGACGGGTGGTGCGACCAGGAGTCAGTCTGGAG CTCCAGGATGTTCACCTCCTACAGTCAGTGGGCGGGGGGACGAGAAGACCCATATTAGCTCCCTGCCTTCGTGGCGCCGTTCTGCTTCGGGGCTTCTCTCATCAGGTGCCTGAGACTCAGTTTTCCCACCAAgtcccccaggcctccctgtatgaGCAGCTGGTATGGGAGCATCAGTTAGGACTCCCCATCTACCTGTGGGCCACCAAGGCCCTGGAGGATCTGGCCTGCAA GCTGTGTCCTCACGTGCTGAGATACCACCAGTTCCTGAAGTATTCGTCACCTGGGGACCCTGGCCTGGGACTACAGATTCTGGCCCCGATCTTGGAGGTTCTCATTCCACCTGGCTGCCCTGGTCGGAACACACACAGCGAGATCCTTGAAGACCCACATCACTGTCCACTTCAGAAG TACACCCAGCTGCAGACCCCCTGCTTTTTCCCTACTTTGGCCGTCCTGAAAGAGGAAGCGAAGCGCCGGGCCTGGGCCTCCTTTGACCCTAAGACCCTTCTGCCCTTCCCAGAGGCTTCTCACTTGCCCAGTTGGCAACTCAATCAGCGCTTGGcctggtcctggcagtgtctACTGCCTTCTGCATTCCACCCTGCCCCG GTACTACTTGGGGTCCTGGTGCCTTCATCTCGGAAAGGGTGTCTGCGACTTCGggaccagagcggttccctgtcCTGCCTACTCCTGGCCCAGCCCTTGCAGCCCCTTACTGATCCCAGGCTCATAG GTTGCCTGGTGCGGGCAGACAGATTCCAGTTGGTCATAGAAAGGAATGTCAGAAGCAGCTTCCCTTCCTGGAAGGAGCTGAGCACCACAGACTTCATCCAGAAGAAACAGGCCAG AGTCTATGTCCAGTTTCTTCTGGCCGATGCCCTGATCTTGTCTGTGCCCAGACCCGTCCTTCACTCAGCCACCTCCTCCACACCTCCTCAGACAGAGCCTTCCCCTCCAGAGGGTCCCCACATAGAACAGAGCCGGCTGTTCTTGCTGTCCCACAAGGAGGCACTGATGAAGAGGAACTTTTCTGTGCCCCCAAGTGCCAGTTCAGAGGTGCCCCAGCCCACCCTGAGTTTCCATGTATTAGGGAGCTGGCTTGGGGGCACCCAGAGGAAGGAGGGAACTGGATGGGGCCCACTTGAACCCAAGGAAGATGAAAACTCAGATCAGAAG GTCCTCCTTCTGTTCCTCGGCTCCTCAGTCCGCTGGTTTGAGTTCTTGCACCCAGGGCATGTGTACCGGCTCGTGGCTTCTGGCCCTCCC ACACTGATGTTGTTCGAGGAGGGTGGTTCATCCTGCATGTCACAGCATCCTCTGGAGCTGGCTGGCTGTGCATCCTGCCTCACTGTCCAGGATGAATGGACTGTGGAACTTGCAAGCTCCCAGGACATCCCGGAGGTGCTGGGTATCCGCCCGACACTGCCTGAATCCTCACTGACTGACCTGCTTAGTGGCAA TTTCGCAGATTCCTTGGTGTCTTTTTCAGCTGAGATTGTGTCACATCTCTGGATGAAGCCTG GGAGCTCTGGGGCTGTGAGACGGTGTGTGAAGCTCACTGTAGCTCTGGAGACTGCCGACTACAAATTTCCCCCTCACTTGGATGTGTATATTGAAGACCCACACTTACCGCCCCCACTGGGACTTCTTCCTGGAGCCCGAGTCTACTTTTACCAGCTGGAGAAAAGAGTTTCCAG GTCCCACAATGTTTACTGTTGCTTTCGGTCGTCGACCTGTGTGCAGGTCCTGCATTTCCCCCCGGATACTACGGTCAG TGTCCCCCTGCCCCACATTTACCTGGCTGAGCTTCTGCAAGGTGACAAGGCCCCATTTCGGGCCACTGCTTCTTGCCATGTCGTTTCTGTCTTCAGCCTTCATCTCCTCTGGGTGTGTGCTCACTGTACCAGCATCTGCCCACAG GGAAGGTGTCCTCGTCAGAGCCCCGCTTGCCCCACTCAGACATCTGTAAGCCAGGCCAGCATCAG GCTCCTGGTGGAGGATGGGACTGCAGAAGCTGTGGTGACCTGTAGAAATCATCACGTGGCAGCAGTTCTAGGGCTGTGTCCTAGTGAGTGGACCTCCCTCCTTGAGTTTGTCCGAGGGCCAGGGAAAGTGGCCTTGCAATTTACAGGGCCTGGAGCCCAACTTGAG TCCTCAGCTGAGGTGGATGAGCCCTTGACCCTCTTCCTCTGGACCCTCTGTACCAGTTTCTCTGTCCTCCGCCCTATGGTGCTTTCTTTTGAGCTGGAGAGAAAACCCTCCAAGATCATCCCGTTAG AAGCTCCTCGGCTACAGCGATTCCAGTATGGGGAGTTCCCTTTCCTGACTCGTGTGAACCCCAAGATCCGACTGTCATGCCTCTCTATCCAGGAGCCTGAGCACCCCAGTGCCCCGGGGGCCTTAGTTTCCTCCTACTAA